One genomic segment of Dromaius novaehollandiae isolate bDroNov1 chromosome 12, bDroNov1.hap1, whole genome shotgun sequence includes these proteins:
- the HMCES gene encoding abasic site processing protein HMCES isoform X3 yields the protein MQSTREAQRVKVNWIGRNHVIKMKGADSSERVLTTMRWGLVPSWFKKDDPSKLPFNTSNCRSDTMLTKSSYKGPLLKGKRCVVLADGFYEWQQHDGGKQPYFIYFPQTTNETAERKEGDEEWKGWRLLTMAGIFECWEPPAGGDALYTYTIITVDASKDVSFIHHRMPAILDGEEAIRKWLDFAEVPTQEAVKLIQPTENIVFHPVSTIVNSVRNNTPECLAPIELGVQKQVKATASSKAMLGWLKSSQEGSPRKEENELPRWTSQFIHSPSPKKTSAGILQQWLGKEGEPAAKKRKA from the exons ATGCAAAGCACAAGGGAAGCGCAGAGAGTGAAAGTGAATTGGATCGGCAGAAATCACGTTATTAAAATGAAG GGCGCTGACTCCTCCGAGCGGGTCCTCACGACCATGCGGTGGGGCCTGGTTCCCTCCTGGTTCAAAAAGGACGACCCCTCCAAACTGCCGTTTAATACCTCCAACTGCCGCAGCGATACCATGCTGACGAAATCCTCCTACAAG GGTCCTCTCCTCAAGGGCAAGCGCTGTGTGGTCCTGGCAGATGGCTTCTACGAGTGGCAGCAGCACGACGGCGGGAAGCAGCCGTATTTCATTTACTTCCCCCAGACGACGAACGAAACG GCcgagaggaaggagggagacgAGGAGTGGAAGGGCTGGCGGCTGCTCACCATGGCGGGGATTTTCGAGTGCTGGGAGCCCCCGGCAGGCGGGGACGCGCTGTACACGTACACCATCATCACCGTGGATGCCTCCAAGGACGTGAGCTTCATTCACCACAG GATGCCGGCCATCCTGGACGGGGAAGAAGCCATCAGGAAGTGGTTGGACTTTGCCGAAGTGCCCACCCAGGAAGCAGTTAAACTCATCCAGCCCACGGAGAACATCGTTTTCCACCCGGTATCCACCATCGTGAACAGCGTGCGCAACAACACGCCGGAGTGTCTCGCGCCCATTGAGCTGGGAGTCCAGAAG CAGGTCAAAGCCACTGCAAGCAGCAAAGCGATGCTGGGCTGGTTAAAAAGCTCCCAGGAGGGCTCTCCCAGGAAGGAAGAAAACGAGTTGCCCAGGTGGACGAGTCAGTTCATCCACAGCCCTTCGCCCAAGAAAACCAGCGCAGGCATCCTGCAGCAgtggctggggaaggagggagagccgGCTGCAAAGAAACGCAAGGCTTAG
- the LOC112981005 gene encoding histone H2A isoform X1, with product MLLAPGPVSGGTSPSQGFFEDRRDAPGAGTGCAGRSWAAASARCLPAMSGRGKSGGKARAKAKSRSSRAGLQFPVGRVHRLLRKGNYAERVGAGAPVYLAAVLEYLSAEILELAGNAARDNKKTRIIPRHLQLAIRNDEELNKLLGGVTIAQGGVLPNIQAVLLPKKTQSSKK from the exons ATGCTGCTGGCGCCTGGGCCGGTGAGCGGGGGGACATCTCCGAGCCAGGGCTTTTTTGAGGACAGACGAGATGCTCCAG GCGCCGGGACCGGCTGTGCTGGGCGCTCCTGGGCGGCGGCGAGTGCCCGCTGCCTGCCGGCCATGTCCGGCCGCGGGAAGTCCGGCGGCAAGGCGCGGGCCAAGGCCAAGTCGCGCTCGTCGCGGGCCGGGCTGCAGTTCCCGGTGGGCCGAGTGCACCGGCTGCTGCGCAAGGGCAACTACGCGGAGCGGGTGGGCGCCGGGGCGCCGGTGTACCTGGCGGCGGTGCTGGAGTACCTCTCGGCCGAGATCCTGGAGCTGGCGGGCAACGCTGCCCGCGACAACAAGAAGACCCGCATCATCCCGCGGCACCTGCAGCTCGCCATCCGCAACGACGAGGAGCTCAACAAGCTGCTGGGCGGCGTGACCATCGCCCAGGGCGGCGTGCTGCCCAACATCCAGGCGGTGCTGCTGCCCAAGAAGACGCAGAGCTCCAAGAAGTGA
- the LOC112981005 gene encoding histone H2A type 2-B isoform X2: protein MSGRGKSGGKARAKAKSRSSRAGLQFPVGRVHRLLRKGNYAERVGAGAPVYLAAVLEYLSAEILELAGNAARDNKKTRIIPRHLQLAIRNDEELNKLLGGVTIAQGGVLPNIQAVLLPKKTQSSKK from the coding sequence ATGTCCGGCCGCGGGAAGTCCGGCGGCAAGGCGCGGGCCAAGGCCAAGTCGCGCTCGTCGCGGGCCGGGCTGCAGTTCCCGGTGGGCCGAGTGCACCGGCTGCTGCGCAAGGGCAACTACGCGGAGCGGGTGGGCGCCGGGGCGCCGGTGTACCTGGCGGCGGTGCTGGAGTACCTCTCGGCCGAGATCCTGGAGCTGGCGGGCAACGCTGCCCGCGACAACAAGAAGACCCGCATCATCCCGCGGCACCTGCAGCTCGCCATCCGCAACGACGAGGAGCTCAACAAGCTGCTGGGCGGCGTGACCATCGCCCAGGGCGGCGTGCTGCCCAACATCCAGGCGGTGCTGCTGCCCAAGAAGACGCAGAGCTCCAAGAAGTGA
- the LOC135329695 gene encoding histone H1.10 produces the protein MSVELEEADLPLTEAEEVPLAPEKKAASKKAKGGGGGSSLSPSKKKKNNKKKNQPGKYSQLVVETIRKLGERNGSSLAKIYNEAKKVAWFDQQNGRTYLKYSIKALVQNDTLLQVKGTGANGSFKLNRKKLEGGGDGGAGSSSHKSHKKATASASRRAEKKPASKSKKPEKKSHKKGSGTAAAKKDKGKAKKATKKAAASPGGKKVKKSAKPKALKSRKA, from the coding sequence ATGTCAGTGGAGCTGGAGGAAGCCGATCTGCCCCTCACCGAGGCGGAGGAGGTGCCGCTCGCGCCGGAGAAGAAAGCGGCCTCTAAGAAGGcgaaaggcggcggcggcggctcttcTTTGTCGCCTtcgaagaagaagaagaacaacaAGAAGAAGAACCAGCCGGGCAAATACAGCCAGCTGGTGGTGGAAACGATCCGCAAGCTGGGCGAGCGCAATGGCTCCTCGCTGGCCAAGATCTACAACGAGGCCAAGAAGGTGGCCTGGTTCGACCAGCAGAACGGCAGGACCTACTTGAAATACTCCATCAAGGCGCTGGTGCAGAACGACACGCTGCTCCAGGTCAAGGGCACCGGCGCCAACGGCTCCTTCAAGCTCAACAGGAAGAAGCTGGAAGGCGGCGGCGACGGGGGCGCGGGCAGCAGCTCCCACAAGTCCCACAAGAAGGCGACGGCCTCCGCGTCGCGGCGGGCGGAGAAGAAGCCCGCGTCCAAGAGCAAGAAGCCCGAGAAGAAATCCCACAAGAAAGGATCCGGCACCGCGGCGGCCAAGAAGGACAAGGGCAAAGCCAAGAAGGCCACCAAGAAGGCGGCCGCGTCCCCGGGGGGCAAGAAGGTCAAGAAGTCCGCAAAGCCCAAGGCGCTCAAGAGCAGAAAGGCATGA
- the RAB7A gene encoding ras-related protein Rab-7a — protein sequence MTSRKKVLLKVIILGDSGVGKTSLMNQYVNKKFSNQYKATIGADFLTKEVMVDDRLVTMQIWDTAGQERFQSLGVAFYRGADCCVLVFDVTAPNTFKTLDSWRDEFLIQASPRDPENFPFVVLGNKIDLENRQVTTKRAQAWCYSKNNIPYFETSAKEAINVEQAFQTIARNALKQETEVELYNEFPEPIKLDKNDRVKASAESCSC from the exons ATGACTTCTAGGAAGAAAGTGTTACTGAAAGTCATCATCCTTGGAGACTCTGG GGTGGGAAAGACATCACTCATGAACCAGTATGTGAACAAGAAATTCAGTAACCAGTACAAGGCTACGATAGGTGCAGACTTCCTGACAAAAGAGGTCATGGTGGATGACAGGCTAGTGACGATGCAG ATATGGGATACAGCAGGACAAGAACGGTTTCAGTCTCTGGGAGTTGCCTTCTACAGGGGAGCAGACTGCTGCGTGCTGGTGTTCGATGTTACGGCCCCTAACACGTTCAAAACCCTAGACAGCTGGAGGGACGAATTCCTCATTCAGGCCAGTCCAAGGGATCCTGAGAACTTTCCTTTCGTTGTGCTGGGAAACAAGATTGACCTAGAAAACAGACAA GTCACCACAAAACGGGCACAAGCCTGGTGCTACAGTAAAAACAACATCCCCTACTTTGAAACCAGTGCCAAGGAGGCCATTAATGTGGAACAAGCTTTCCAGACGATTGCACGAAATGCACTTAAACAG GAAACCGAAGTGGAGCTTTACAATGAATTCCCCGAACCCATCAAACTAGACAAGAATGACCGAGTGAAggcttctgcagagagctgcagctgctga